The Pseudomonas allokribbensis genome has a window encoding:
- a CDS encoding acyl-protein synthase produces the protein MFHFPHSNALCALTQPYCPDSLPAGLFDQAMAEISRFHSEHTPGYEHWLNANGLTVTDLDSLDDWSRLPPIFASFFKQQQLLSPTGADALELTSSGTSGEKSRMRYDERSLAAAQYMVERIFHHYGWDSPQTPCNYLLLSYEPEASITLGTSFTDQFLCRFAPVNRVAYALRRTGGGHEFDGFGVISALQSFAEEGLPVRIFGFPAFLWQTLQRMQTTGVADLQLAADSLTLFGGGWKTNAAQEVPRQQLYERINRQLGIDVSRCRDGYGAVEHPVPYLECAHHHFHVPVYSKVFVRSPTDFTVLPYGRPGLLSAVSPYISSSPAHAVVMSDLATLHPGASCGCGLDSDWFELHGRAATTAGRSCAMAASELLGRH, from the coding sequence ATGTTCCATTTCCCCCATAGCAACGCGCTCTGTGCGTTGACGCAACCCTATTGCCCGGATTCCTTGCCGGCGGGGCTTTTCGATCAGGCCATGGCCGAAATCAGCCGGTTTCACAGTGAGCATACGCCCGGGTATGAACACTGGTTGAACGCCAACGGACTGACCGTGACGGACCTGGACAGCCTCGACGACTGGTCGCGACTGCCACCGATCTTCGCCAGTTTCTTCAAACAGCAACAATTGCTCAGCCCGACCGGTGCAGACGCACTGGAACTGACATCGTCAGGCACCAGCGGCGAGAAAAGCCGCATGCGCTATGACGAACGCAGTCTGGCCGCCGCCCAATACATGGTCGAACGGATCTTCCACCACTATGGCTGGGACAGTCCGCAAACGCCGTGCAACTACTTGCTCCTGAGCTACGAGCCCGAAGCCAGCATTACCCTGGGAACGTCGTTCACCGACCAGTTCCTGTGCCGGTTCGCTCCGGTCAACCGCGTGGCGTATGCCTTGCGCCGGACCGGTGGCGGTCACGAGTTCGATGGCTTTGGCGTCATCTCGGCGTTGCAGTCCTTTGCCGAAGAAGGCTTGCCGGTGCGAATCTTCGGGTTTCCTGCATTTCTCTGGCAAACCCTGCAACGCATGCAGACCACTGGCGTGGCCGACCTGCAACTGGCAGCGGATTCATTGACGCTGTTTGGCGGCGGCTGGAAAACCAACGCCGCGCAGGAGGTCCCCCGCCAGCAGTTGTACGAGCGCATCAACCGGCAACTCGGGATCGACGTGTCCCGCTGCCGCGACGGCTACGGTGCGGTCGAGCATCCGGTGCCCTACCTCGAATGCGCTCACCATCACTTCCATGTGCCGGTCTATTCGAAGGTATTTGTGCGTAGCCCAACCGATTTCACGGTCCTGCCCTATGGTCGGCCGGGGTTACTGAGTGCGGTCTCGCCCTACATTTCTTCGAGCCCCGCCCATGCGGTGGTCATGAGCGACCTCGCCACCCTGCACCCCGGCGCAAGCTGCGGCTGCGGTCTGGACAGCGACTGGTTCGAACTGCATGGCCGCGCCGCCACCACCGCTGGCAGAAGCTGCGCGATGGCGGCGTCCGAACTCTTGGGGAGGCACTGA
- a CDS encoding MFS transporter, with protein MQRTLIDIPPLKTLGFCLAITLFEWLTYMASDMIMPAMITVTEDFGADPRHIPTAFNLYLIGGVCLQWLIGPLSDRFGRRPLLLIGCALFAMTCLAAIATPGIEAFNALRLLQGMGLGFVVAVSYPALQEVFCEADAVRLMALLGNVALLSPLLGPLLGSLLLEWLSWRELFLALGLVAAIAWAGVYVCMPETIGVVRRDGGQQAPLPLSWRQTFRQYLALLRNPRFLGASLALGLMSLPLIAWIGLSPLLLIQRLGLSTREYALWQIPIFSAVIVGNLILDRLLTSRELVQLIRLALWPFCLGLLTLLAGALTDLPLGLLISGLALYAVGLGMSNAALYRLALFSSDDSKGLVSAAVGMISIAVMGTGGSLIAVIVGGARLESFALWAALGGLLSLPLLYRFLREPPAETASSTHQ; from the coding sequence ATGCAAAGAACACTCATCGATATCCCGCCACTAAAAACGCTTGGCTTCTGTCTGGCCATCACGCTGTTCGAGTGGCTGACCTACATGGCCAGCGACATGATCATGCCGGCCATGATCACCGTCACCGAAGACTTCGGCGCCGACCCACGGCATATCCCCACTGCGTTCAATCTGTACCTGATCGGAGGCGTCTGCCTGCAATGGCTGATCGGGCCATTGTCCGACCGGTTTGGCCGACGCCCCTTGTTGCTCATCGGTTGTGCGCTCTTTGCGATGACCTGTCTGGCTGCAATCGCCACGCCCGGCATTGAAGCCTTCAATGCATTACGGCTTCTGCAAGGCATGGGACTGGGATTCGTGGTGGCTGTCAGCTATCCCGCGCTCCAGGAAGTGTTCTGTGAGGCAGATGCCGTGCGGCTCATGGCGCTGCTGGGCAACGTTGCGCTGCTGTCGCCGCTTCTTGGCCCGTTGTTGGGCAGCCTGTTGCTGGAATGGCTGAGCTGGCGCGAACTGTTCCTGGCCCTGGGCCTGGTCGCTGCCATCGCGTGGGCCGGGGTCTACGTCTGCATGCCGGAAACCATCGGGGTCGTTCGCCGAGACGGCGGCCAGCAGGCGCCGCTTCCGTTGTCCTGGCGACAGACATTTCGTCAATACCTGGCCCTGCTGCGCAACCCGAGATTCCTCGGTGCGAGCCTCGCGCTCGGGCTGATGAGCCTGCCGTTGATAGCGTGGATCGGGCTCTCGCCCCTGCTGTTGATCCAGCGGCTTGGCTTGTCCACGCGTGAATACGCCTTGTGGCAGATACCGATCTTTTCGGCGGTCATCGTCGGCAATCTGATTCTCGACCGTTTGCTGACCTCGCGCGAACTGGTGCAATTGATTCGCCTGGCGCTCTGGCCGTTTTGCCTCGGGCTCTTGACCCTGCTGGCGGGTGCTCTGACAGACCTGCCCCTTGGTTTGTTGATTTCAGGCCTCGCGCTGTACGCCGTGGGGCTGGGCATGAGCAATGCCGCACTGTATCGACTGGCGCTGTTTTCCAGCGATGACAGCAAAGGCCTGGTCTCTGCCGCGGTGGGCATGATCTCGATTGCAGTGATGGGCACCGGCGGTTCGCTCATCGCGGTAATCGTCGGCGGTGCCCGCCTCGAGTCCTTCGCCCTTTGGGCTGCACTGGGCGGGCTGCTGAGCCTGCCTCTCTTGTACCGGTTTCTGCGTGAACCTCCGGCAGAAACCGCTTCCTCGACACATCAATAA
- a CDS encoding fe2+ zn2+ uptake regulation protein gives MYNPQLPSDGSQAPQGASMGSHAGVFGQRVERHGNERIRLLLKSFGLRTSLIRLKVIDALLVAAQSERSLGVRGVHSQLLELGIPLSFLSVREVLKRLCAEGVITFNADKSYSLHPQAAAVLNSD, from the coding sequence ATGTACAACCCGCAACTACCATCGGACGGTAGCCAGGCACCACAAGGAGCTTCCATGGGTTCGCACGCCGGCGTATTCGGACAACGAGTCGAGCGCCACGGCAATGAACGTATTCGACTGCTGCTCAAGAGTTTCGGCCTGCGCACCAGCCTGATTCGCCTGAAAGTCATCGATGCCCTGCTGGTCGCCGCCCAGAGCGAGCGCAGTCTGGGTGTGCGCGGTGTCCACAGCCAATTGCTGGAACTGGGCATTCCGCTGTCTTTTCTCAGCGTGCGCGAAGTGTTGAAGCGCCTGTGCGCCGAAGGCGTGATCACCTTCAACGCCGACAAGAGCTACAGCCTGCATCCACAGGCTGCCGCCGTCCTCAATAGCGATTGA
- a CDS encoding acylase: MIISRQLTGLTLAGMFLGLSLSAHAFSPSTQAGADIRRTSFGVPHIRAENERGLGFGIGYAYAQDNLCLLANEIVTVNGERSRYFGPDQFTVEERENRVSDVFFQWLNTPQAVNAFWQAQPVEVRDLVQGYAAGYNRYLVERRQQGLPQQCQGEWVRDITAEDLVKLTRRLLVEGGVGQFAEALAGATPPQATAQNDSHARAYDLAAARLQRFALDRGSNAVAVGSERSFNGRGMLLANPHFPWVGGMRFYQMHLTIPGKLDVMGAALPGLPMINIGFNQHLAWTHTVDSSKHFTLYRLQLDPKDPTRYVLDGQSLPLTKQTVTVQVKQADGQVTPVSRDIYSSQFGPIVQWPGKLDWDNQYAYSLRDANLDNDRVLTQWYAMNRADNLKDLQDSVHKIQGIPWVNTLAVDDKGQTLYMNLSVVPNVSADKLAKCSDPRIGLKMIVLDGANSACAWDIDPQAAQKGIYASSQLPQLLRKDFVQHSNDSAWLANPAQPLTGFSPLISQEGQPLGLRSRFALDRLATLSKKGSVSVQDLQHMVMDDQVFLAAQVLPDLLKFCASPTGVEAALKSVCSGLKAWDGRANLDSGMGLVHFQTIMQALQESPDVWRVAFDPKDAQHTPRGLATEKPEVAKALREAMLASVESASKMGLTAQTRWGDVQVVSSGGQQTPIHGGPGTLGIYNAIQSVPREDGKLEVVSGTSYLQVVTFDDKGPHAQGLLAFSLSSDPASKYSRDQTEAFSKKQWSALPFTEQQIKADPQYQVQSVREELDKTGKVAAQ, encoded by the coding sequence GTGATTATTTCCAGGCAGTTAACCGGACTGACCCTAGCCGGCATGTTTCTCGGGCTGAGTCTGTCGGCGCATGCGTTCAGTCCTTCCACCCAGGCCGGGGCCGACATCCGTCGCACGAGTTTTGGTGTGCCGCATATCCGCGCGGAAAACGAGCGTGGCCTCGGATTCGGCATCGGTTATGCCTATGCGCAGGACAATCTGTGCCTGCTGGCCAACGAAATAGTGACCGTCAACGGTGAACGCTCGCGGTACTTCGGGCCGGATCAGTTCACCGTCGAAGAGCGCGAAAACCGCGTCAGTGACGTGTTCTTCCAGTGGCTCAATACTCCGCAAGCGGTGAATGCCTTCTGGCAGGCGCAGCCGGTCGAAGTCCGTGATCTGGTGCAAGGTTATGCCGCCGGCTACAACCGTTATCTGGTCGAGCGCCGCCAGCAGGGTTTGCCGCAACAGTGCCAGGGTGAATGGGTGCGCGATATCACGGCCGAAGACCTGGTGAAGCTGACGCGTCGCTTGCTGGTCGAGGGCGGCGTCGGTCAGTTCGCCGAAGCACTGGCCGGCGCCACGCCGCCACAAGCCACTGCGCAAAACGACAGCCACGCCCGCGCTTATGACCTCGCCGCCGCACGCCTGCAACGCTTCGCCCTGGACCGTGGCAGCAACGCGGTGGCGGTGGGCAGCGAGCGTTCCTTCAACGGCCGTGGAATGCTGCTGGCGAACCCGCATTTTCCGTGGGTCGGCGGCATGCGTTTCTATCAGATGCACCTGACCATTCCCGGCAAACTGGATGTGATGGGTGCCGCGCTGCCTGGCCTGCCGATGATCAACATCGGTTTCAACCAGCACCTGGCCTGGACCCACACGGTCGACTCGTCCAAGCACTTCACTTTGTATCGCCTGCAACTCGATCCGAAAGATCCGACCCGCTATGTGCTCGATGGCCAATCGTTGCCGCTGACCAAGCAAACGGTGACGGTGCAGGTCAAGCAGGCGGACGGGCAGGTGACGCCGGTATCGCGCGATATCTACAGTTCGCAATTCGGCCCGATCGTGCAGTGGCCGGGCAAGCTCGACTGGGACAATCAGTACGCCTACAGCCTGCGCGATGCCAACCTCGACAACGACCGGGTGTTGACGCAGTGGTACGCGATGAACCGCGCCGACAACCTCAAGGATCTGCAGGATTCGGTGCACAAGATCCAGGGCATTCCGTGGGTCAACACCCTGGCGGTGGATGACAAAGGTCAGACGCTGTACATGAACCTGTCGGTGGTGCCGAACGTCAGTGCCGACAAACTGGCCAAGTGCAGCGATCCGCGTATCGGCCTGAAAATGATCGTGCTCGACGGCGCCAACAGCGCCTGCGCCTGGGACATCGATCCGCAAGCCGCGCAAAAAGGCATCTACGCGTCCAGCCAGCTACCGCAATTGCTGCGCAAGGATTTCGTCCAGCACTCCAACGATTCGGCGTGGCTGGCCAACCCGGCGCAACCGCTGACCGGATTCTCGCCGCTGATCAGCCAGGAGGGCCAGCCACTGGGGCTGCGCTCGCGTTTTGCACTGGATCGTCTGGCGACCCTGAGCAAAAAAGGTTCGGTGTCGGTGCAGGACCTGCAACACATGGTGATGGATGATCAGGTGTTTCTGGCCGCTCAGGTGCTGCCGGATCTGCTGAAGTTCTGCGCATCGCCAACCGGTGTCGAGGCTGCGTTGAAATCGGTGTGCAGCGGTCTCAAGGCCTGGGACGGTCGGGCGAATCTGGATTCGGGAATGGGCCTGGTGCATTTCCAGACCATCATGCAAGCCTTGCAGGAATCGCCGGATGTCTGGCGCGTGGCGTTCGATCCGAAGGATGCGCAGCACACCCCGCGCGGACTGGCGACTGAAAAGCCCGAAGTGGCCAAGGCATTGCGCGAAGCGATGCTGGCGTCAGTCGAATCGGCCAGCAAAATGGGCCTGACCGCACAAACCCGCTGGGGCGATGTCCAGGTGGTCAGCAGTGGTGGTCAGCAAACGCCGATCCATGGCGGGCCAGGGACATTGGGCATCTACAACGCAATCCAGAGCGTGCCGCGTGAAGACGGCAAGCTGGAAGTGGTCAGCGGCACCAGTTACCTGCAAGTGGTGACGTTCGATGACAAGGGGCCGCACGCTCAGGGCCTGCTCGCGTTCTCGCTGTCCAGCGATCCTGCGTCGAAATACTCGCGGGATCAGACAGAAGCGTTCTCGAAGAAACAGTGGAGTGCACTGCCTTTCACCGAACAGCAGATCAAGGCTGACCCGCAGTATCAGGTGCAAAGTGTGCGTGAAGAACTGGATAAAACGGGGAAAGTGGCGGCGCAGTAA
- a CDS encoding FecR family protein, which translates to MTQNTLSEAEYDAITDAAAHWCMRLHAVDCTAEERLAFEQWRDAHPLHAFEYEAMLEIWDVAEHLPRPEPAVIVPISPPARTWRQYAVAASVCALALPLAAWTGWNLGLLPNSYQHFAATDNVRHVTLGDGSQVELNLNTDLTFSNYKDERRVTLKKGEAFFEVSHDLSHPFIVRAGEGKIRVTGTRFNVWMYEDQVKVNLVEGSVLVTSNTQLSGDGLRLGPSMQARYKHGDYMPQISQTYANDTSLAWRSGKLILDNLALNEALPLINRYLDKPLMLADSATGSIRVGGIYNIKELNSFTGSMPKVLPVFITRNKDGNPVINPMPQQPPKS; encoded by the coding sequence ATGACCCAGAACACCCTCTCCGAAGCCGAATACGATGCGATCACCGATGCCGCCGCGCATTGGTGCATGCGCCTGCACGCCGTCGACTGTACCGCCGAGGAACGGCTGGCGTTCGAGCAATGGCGCGATGCGCATCCGCTGCACGCGTTCGAATACGAGGCCATGCTGGAAATCTGGGATGTCGCCGAACACCTTCCGCGCCCGGAGCCAGCGGTGATCGTACCGATCAGCCCACCGGCCCGGACCTGGCGGCAGTATGCGGTAGCGGCATCCGTCTGCGCGCTGGCGTTGCCACTGGCAGCCTGGACGGGATGGAACCTTGGCCTGCTGCCCAACAGTTATCAGCATTTCGCGGCCACCGACAATGTCCGCCACGTCACCTTGGGCGATGGCAGTCAGGTCGAGCTGAACCTCAATACCGATCTGACCTTCAGCAATTACAAGGACGAGCGCCGTGTCACCCTGAAAAAGGGCGAAGCCTTTTTCGAAGTCAGCCATGACCTGAGCCATCCGTTTATCGTCAGGGCCGGCGAAGGCAAGATTCGCGTCACCGGCACCCGCTTCAATGTCTGGATGTATGAAGACCAGGTGAAAGTGAACCTGGTTGAAGGTTCGGTGCTGGTCACCAGCAACACTCAGTTATCCGGCGATGGCCTGCGCCTCGGTCCTTCGATGCAGGCTCGCTACAAACACGGCGATTACATGCCGCAAATCAGCCAGACCTACGCCAACGACACCTCGCTGGCCTGGCGCAGCGGCAAGTTGATTCTCGACAATCTGGCGCTGAACGAAGCCCTGCCGCTGATCAACCGTTACCTGGACAAACCGCTGATGCTGGCCGACAGCGCCACGGGGTCGATCCGGGTCGGTGGTATCTACAACATCAAGGAGCTCAACAGCTTCACCGGCTCGATGCCCAAAGTCCTGCCGGTGTTCATCACCCGTAACAAGGACGGCAATCCAGTGATCAACCCGATGCCACAGCAACCCCCAAAAAGCTGA
- a CDS encoding dermonecrotic toxin domain-containing protein: MDDRDYLTGVSPLADHVEQALKASLGLRFPNEHLDPRQIEVIPNLALAGPPRDLVEFALNHVNVLQGTGYRVVSKTAETLPPGLDRRAVDQLLLSLEIPTTYGRKIAAALSTDTVEGRERKQRFFRQIPWQLMQHAHALKLQQHLSAGAYTQVCQGLDMPDGYARATVPGAHTVVSPLALVKTAGANAETASGLYVFAPGQGHVGPLVLYAPYAEQVFREFKDEEALIAALNTPGPLQNLLLRRLPAGRQAIFRSLLAATTGQTSEMTLASRPIEGNLLEQLYNDNLKLLQQQLESQPEREAQSDWDTAKTLFSQGIKQVSTTLQGKLAFVPFLWRAYDDFKDSAEALQDHHWKRALQSFIAGGVQMVQMALLPEVPADAEAVEQETGEVATPDINEVEPTSPIRTMMQSFEVNDLALKDLVYGSTTGTYHQPTTNRDYAAINGKVYQVTKRDSSWQLAGAGKHSPLFQKNGLAMVQVPAHQTVHYGQAFRKLAERNTISRLRRTMLNIEARGMDEIRLKYPDKARMLVNAIDLARRYAFYCLHNLTPLSHSTDNPRVSRFLESFFDVPHITTELLAKISATILPICRALVDPADELLDTDRFVVGSNRFMHDVIAFVLDGDEKKLVHFTEHFFDQQLGPFKNHLLEAFDVDGHAQASTLIHEFSHQYSKALDIASLRAREPFSDLISTITPAGALLFQELEFDQTSALSLSTPRSQLFAEWNTTLKSWVSIDNIPDMQLISDEVLKLTGSKTILEARNAFLDQQTPDVRIDVILRNADSIARLICEIGRQLDPVQSP; encoded by the coding sequence ATCGACGACAGGGATTACCTGACAGGTGTTTCGCCGCTGGCCGACCATGTCGAACAAGCATTGAAGGCCTCGCTCGGCCTTCGTTTTCCGAACGAGCATCTCGATCCCCGGCAGATCGAGGTCATCCCCAATCTGGCACTCGCCGGCCCGCCCCGCGACCTGGTCGAGTTTGCCCTGAATCACGTCAACGTACTCCAGGGCACGGGGTACAGGGTGGTATCGAAAACCGCCGAAACCTTGCCTCCCGGTCTGGATCGCAGAGCCGTCGATCAATTGCTGCTGTCGCTGGAGATTCCGACCACCTATGGACGCAAGATCGCGGCGGCACTCTCGACGGACACGGTGGAGGGGCGCGAGCGCAAGCAGCGTTTTTTCCGCCAGATCCCTTGGCAACTGATGCAACACGCCCATGCCTTGAAACTGCAGCAGCACCTGTCTGCCGGCGCCTATACGCAAGTCTGCCAGGGGCTGGACATGCCCGATGGATACGCCCGCGCCACCGTGCCCGGCGCCCACACGGTCGTCAGCCCGCTGGCGCTGGTCAAGACGGCGGGCGCGAATGCAGAAACCGCATCGGGGCTTTACGTTTTCGCGCCGGGTCAGGGGCACGTGGGGCCGTTGGTGCTTTACGCACCGTATGCCGAACAGGTGTTTCGTGAGTTCAAGGACGAAGAGGCACTGATCGCGGCTCTGAACACGCCCGGACCTCTCCAGAATCTGTTGCTTCGGCGCTTGCCTGCCGGACGACAAGCCATCTTTCGCAGTCTGCTGGCGGCCACGACTGGCCAGACCAGCGAAATGACGCTTGCCAGCCGTCCGATCGAAGGCAACCTGCTGGAGCAGTTGTACAACGATAACCTCAAGCTTTTGCAGCAGCAGCTTGAATCACAGCCCGAGCGCGAAGCACAGTCCGATTGGGACACTGCCAAGACCCTGTTCAGCCAAGGTATCAAACAGGTCTCGACAACACTGCAGGGCAAACTGGCTTTTGTGCCCTTTCTCTGGCGCGCCTACGACGACTTCAAAGACTCGGCCGAAGCCTTGCAGGACCATCACTGGAAACGGGCCTTGCAATCCTTTATTGCCGGTGGCGTGCAAATGGTGCAGATGGCGCTGTTGCCGGAAGTACCGGCCGATGCAGAGGCTGTCGAACAGGAAACGGGAGAAGTCGCGACGCCCGACATCAACGAAGTCGAACCGACTTCGCCCATACGCACCATGATGCAGTCATTCGAGGTCAATGACCTCGCGCTCAAGGATCTTGTGTACGGTTCAACGACGGGTACCTACCACCAACCCACGACAAACCGCGATTACGCTGCCATCAACGGCAAGGTCTATCAGGTCACAAAACGTGACTCGTCTTGGCAATTGGCAGGCGCAGGAAAACACAGTCCCCTGTTTCAGAAAAACGGTCTGGCCATGGTGCAGGTACCGGCTCATCAGACCGTCCATTATGGACAGGCCTTCAGAAAGCTGGCCGAGCGCAACACCATTTCCCGGCTACGCCGCACGATGCTGAACATCGAAGCCCGCGGGATGGACGAAATCCGTCTGAAGTACCCGGACAAGGCCAGAATGCTGGTAAACGCCATCGACCTTGCCCGACGCTACGCCTTCTACTGCCTGCACAACCTGACACCGCTCAGTCACAGCACTGACAATCCACGGGTGAGCCGTTTCCTCGAGAGTTTTTTTGATGTACCTCACATCACCACGGAATTACTTGCCAAGATCAGCGCCACGATCCTGCCGATCTGTCGGGCACTGGTGGATCCTGCCGATGAATTGCTGGATACCGATCGCTTCGTCGTCGGCTCTAACCGGTTCATGCACGATGTGATTGCGTTCGTACTGGACGGCGACGAGAAGAAACTGGTGCATTTCACCGAACATTTTTTCGACCAGCAACTGGGTCCGTTCAAAAACCATTTGCTGGAGGCGTTCGATGTCGATGGCCATGCGCAGGCTTCTACGCTGATTCACGAGTTTTCCCACCAGTACAGCAAGGCGCTGGATATTGCCTCGTTAAGAGCCCGGGAGCCGTTCAGCGACCTGATCTCGACCATCACCCCCGCCGGTGCGCTGCTGTTTCAGGAGCTGGAATTCGATCAGACATCTGCATTGTCACTGAGCACTCCCCGGTCACAACTGTTCGCGGAATGGAATACGACTCTCAAGTCCTGGGTCAGTATCGACAACATCCCGGACATGCAGCTCATCAGTGATGAGGTTCTCAAGCTGACGGGAAGCAAAACCATTCTGGAGGCTCGCAACGCCTTTCTCGATCAGCAGACACCGGACGTGCGAATCGACGTCATCCTGCGCAACGCCGACTCCATCGCCCGCCTGATCTGCGAAATTGGCCGACAGCTGGATCCGGTTCAGTCCCCTTGA
- a CDS encoding Ldh family oxidoreductase — translation MSAPHDHAVSSTVSLDELTHLLETIFIRHGTSTEVARTLAANCANAERDGAHSHGVFRIPGYVSTLNSGWVNGKAVPKVEDVASGFVSVDAGNGFAQPALAAARPLLVEKARSAGIAILAIRNSHHFAALWPDVEPFADEGLVALSVVNSMTCVVPHGADRPLFGTNPIAFAAPRADGAPIVFDLATSAIAHGDVQIAARKGEKLPAGMGVDSLGQPTCDPKAILEGGALLPFGGHKGSALSMMVELLAAALTGGNFSFEFDWKNHPGAKTPWTGQLLIVIDPSKTAGQSFAERSQELVRQMHGVGLKRLPGDRRHLQRARSLAEGIVLDGQTLVQLRELAGE, via the coding sequence ATGTCTGCGCCACACGATCATGCGGTCTCGTCCACGGTGTCCCTGGACGAGCTGACTCACTTGCTGGAAACGATCTTCATCCGTCACGGCACCTCGACCGAAGTCGCCAGAACACTGGCCGCCAATTGCGCCAATGCCGAGCGGGACGGTGCTCACAGCCATGGTGTATTCCGGATTCCCGGTTATGTCTCGACCCTCAACAGCGGCTGGGTCAACGGCAAGGCCGTGCCGAAAGTCGAGGACGTGGCCTCAGGGTTTGTCAGTGTCGATGCCGGCAACGGTTTTGCCCAACCTGCGCTGGCGGCGGCGCGTCCACTGTTGGTGGAGAAGGCCCGCAGCGCCGGGATCGCGATATTGGCAATCCGCAATTCCCATCACTTCGCCGCGCTGTGGCCGGACGTCGAGCCTTTCGCCGACGAAGGCCTGGTGGCGTTGAGCGTGGTCAACAGCATGACCTGCGTGGTACCCCACGGCGCCGACCGGCCGTTGTTCGGCACCAACCCGATCGCATTTGCCGCTCCGAGGGCCGACGGTGCGCCGATCGTATTTGACCTGGCCACCAGCGCTATTGCCCATGGCGACGTGCAGATCGCGGCGCGCAAGGGCGAGAAACTGCCGGCGGGCATGGGCGTGGACAGCCTCGGTCAGCCGACCTGTGATCCGAAGGCGATTCTTGAAGGCGGCGCGTTGCTGCCGTTTGGCGGACACAAGGGTTCGGCGCTGTCGATGATGGTCGAGCTGCTCGCCGCCGCGCTGACCGGTGGCAATTTCTCGTTTGAATTCGACTGGAAGAACCATCCCGGGGCCAAGACCCCATGGACCGGCCAGTTACTGATCGTGATCGACCCGAGCAAGACCGCCGGGCAGAGCTTCGCCGAACGCAGCCAGGAACTGGTCAGGCAGATGCATGGGGTAGGGCTCAAGCGTTTGCCGGGTGATCGGCGGCATTTGCAGCGGGCCAGGTCACTGGCCGAGGGCATCGTGCTGGATGGACAGACCCTGGTGCAGTTGCGAGAACTGGCGGGCGAGTGA
- a CDS encoding DUF883 family protein translates to MARKSAVQAAEDQIKDQAFSELQALIEESDKLLKSSASLVGEEAETLRGQIALKLQQALDSVSSVRDRTKPAVDATENYIGGHPWQTVAISAGFGLVVGLLLGRR, encoded by the coding sequence ATGGCCCGCAAAAGCGCCGTTCAAGCCGCTGAAGACCAAATCAAGGATCAAGCGTTCAGCGAACTCCAGGCTCTGATCGAAGAGTCGGACAAACTGCTCAAAAGCAGTGCCTCACTGGTCGGCGAAGAAGCGGAGACCCTGCGCGGACAAATCGCCCTGAAATTGCAGCAGGCGCTGGATTCTGTGTCCAGCGTGCGTGACCGCACCAAACCGGCGGTGGACGCCACCGAAAACTACATTGGTGGCCACCCGTGGCAGACCGTGGCGATTTCCGCCGGTTTCGGTCTGGTGGTCGGTCTGTTGCTCGGCCGCCGCTGA
- a CDS encoding LysR family transcriptional regulator — translation MNTMNIATVDLNLLKVFEALHEESSASRAALRLGVTQSAVSAALRRLREVYGDQLFVRTGRGLAPTLKANQLKPVVSDALNKCRQSLAMVDPTADHYDGRSVTVGLSDDFEIAYGRRLIEEIARRAPKLRLIFRQTHSQIVARALMERSIDLAITAGGFAERLLSRQVLGEGGYACLVDPASLAPGQQQITLEEFVAREHILVSSGGFIGITDEGLAALGLTRRVCASTTHFAALPHLLKGSASVATIPTHAAQAIASLSGLALLPCPLALPRYPIELGWRTSTQIDPVVLKVREAIVASFKTE, via the coding sequence ATGAACACAATGAATATCGCCACTGTCGATCTCAACCTGCTGAAAGTCTTCGAAGCGCTGCATGAAGAGTCCAGCGCCAGCCGCGCGGCGTTGCGTCTGGGCGTGACGCAATCGGCCGTCAGCGCGGCTTTGCGCCGGTTGCGCGAGGTCTATGGCGATCAATTGTTCGTGCGCACTGGTCGAGGGTTGGCGCCCACGCTCAAGGCGAATCAGTTGAAACCGGTGGTCAGTGATGCGCTGAACAAGTGTCGGCAGAGCCTGGCGATGGTCGACCCGACCGCCGATCATTACGACGGCCGCTCGGTCACCGTGGGGCTGTCGGATGATTTCGAGATTGCTTACGGCCGACGCCTGATCGAAGAGATCGCCCGCCGAGCGCCGAAACTGCGTCTGATTTTCCGCCAGACCCACAGCCAGATCGTTGCCCGGGCCTTGATGGAGCGCAGCATCGACCTGGCGATCACCGCCGGCGGGTTTGCCGAACGGCTGCTCAGCCGTCAGGTGTTGGGTGAAGGGGGTTACGCGTGTCTGGTGGACCCGGCGAGCCTTGCGCCCGGTCAGCAGCAGATCACTCTGGAGGAATTTGTCGCCCGAGAACACATTCTGGTGTCGTCGGGTGGTTTTATCGGGATCACCGATGAAGGGCTGGCGGCGCTGGGGCTGACTCGCCGGGTCTGCGCCTCGACCACGCATTTTGCGGCGTTGCCGCACCTGCTCAAGGGCAGTGCCAGTGTGGCGACCATTCCGACCCATGCGGCGCAGGCGATTGCATCACTCAGCGGGCTGGCACTGCTGCCCTGCCCGCTGGCGCTGCCACGCTATCCGATCGAACTGGGCTGGCGCACCAGTACCCAGATCGATCCGGTGGTGCTGAAGGTTCGCGAAGCGATTGTCGCCAGTTTCAAGACCGAATGA